The following are from one region of the Nicotiana tabacum cultivar K326 chromosome 3, ASM71507v2, whole genome shotgun sequence genome:
- the LOC107801049 gene encoding ras-related protein Rab2BV, with product MGNRVDHEYDYLFKIVLIGDSGVGKSNILSRFTRNEFCLESKSTIGVEFATRTLQVEGKTVKAQIWDTAGQERYRAITSAYYRGAVGALLVYDITKRQTFDNVQRWLRELRDHADSNIVIMMAGNKSDLNHLRAVSDQDGQTLAEKEGLSFLETSALESVNIDKAFQTILTEIYHIISKKALAAQEAAASTTLPSKGTTINVNDTSGDVKRGCCST from the exons ATGGGGAATAGAGTGGATCACGAGTACGATTACCTGTTTAAGATCGTATTGattggtgattctggagttgggaaaTCGAACATTTTGTCCAGGTTTACGCGAAATGAGTTCTGTTTGGAGTCCAAGTCCACTATCGGAGTTGAGTTTGCCACCAGAACTCTTCAG GTAGAGGGAAAGACAGTCAAGGCCCAAATATGGGACACTGCAGGCCAAGAAAGGTACCGAGCAATTACCAGTGCTTACTACAGAGGAGCAGTTGGTGCACTCCTTGTTTATGACATAACAAAGAGGCAAACATTTGACAATGTTCAGAGGTGGCTACGAGAATTGAGAGACCATGCAGATTCTAACATTGTAATTATGATGGCTGGAAACAAGTCCGACCTTAACCATCTTAGAGCAGTCTCCGACCAGGATGGTCAAACTTTAGCTGAGAAGGAAGGACTGTCATTTCTTGAGACATCGGCATTGGAATCAGTTAACATAGATAAGGCTTTTCAGACTATACTGACGGAGATATACCATATCATAAGCAAGAAGGCATTGGCTGCTCAGGAAGCAGCCGCAAGCACTACCCTTCCTAGTAAAGGTACAACCATCAATGTCAATGATACTTCTGGAGATGTGAAGAGAGGCTGCTGCTCTACCTAA